A window from Halomicrobium urmianum encodes these proteins:
- a CDS encoding DEAD/DEAH box helicase, which produces MDETIEWLRGRPYYEGQIEDRLTIPGREATPADCEVEGRLADALADRGIKDFYAHQAEAVEAVRGGDNVVLATETASGKSLAYTVPAFERAMDRRATTLYVAPQVALINDQTETLSDLAADLGFASGVTVDQYTGRQSKSEKEAIRERQPTVLLTTPDMLHYGILPHAHRLWDWFFQRLETVVIDEVHEYRGVFGSHVSLVMRRLQRVVERFQEDARGGNGTDAGPEWVCCSATIGNPVEHAAAVTGRPEDAFALVDEDASASGPRNWLLWNPPTYDDGSAGGDGWGDSGRRRSPHVESKQLFVDLVQRGLQTVVFAGSRQVAERYASECADELRDRGEHDLSRSVGAYQAALTDERRRDLEDRLKSGDLRGVWSTNALELGVDVGGLDAVILDGYPGTRMQTFQQAGRAGRGTDPALVVLVPGEDQLDQYVARNPGRLFDHPPEQAVTNPENDQLMPSHVCSAARETWLKPDDDRHFGDRFPDLVAGLESAGDLQRRTTDAGVRWTYAGDGSPQHDTSLRTVDDREVRLMHGGDVVARLPFGDALRDAHPGAIYHHQGTTYEVVDLNLDRNVAELDRTWADYFTRTLHDKDITVEADLREDRLSAREDVPVRFAEVTMRKQITGYERKDATSGETIGQRSLDLPETTLETKALYFTVPGDVERAMLGRGEAVAAADGGGEAGEGEATSAPESPDDAGDLPGGIHAAEHAMISMFPFEYLCDRRDVGGLSTPVHPHTGKPTVFVYDGYPGGVGLARSGFEGIDDLMTTTLSMLRSCDCRDGCPACVQSPHCGNANDPLDKGLAAYLLAALTGDGDYSRN; this is translated from the coding sequence GTGGACGAGACCATCGAGTGGCTCCGGGGCCGGCCCTACTACGAGGGCCAGATCGAGGACCGGCTGACGATCCCGGGGCGGGAGGCGACGCCGGCCGACTGCGAGGTCGAGGGGCGACTCGCCGACGCGCTGGCGGACCGGGGCATCAAGGACTTCTACGCCCACCAGGCCGAGGCCGTCGAGGCCGTCCGCGGGGGAGACAACGTCGTCCTCGCGACGGAGACGGCCAGCGGGAAGAGCCTCGCGTACACGGTACCCGCCTTCGAGCGGGCGATGGACAGGCGAGCGACGACGCTGTACGTCGCCCCACAGGTCGCGCTGATCAACGACCAGACGGAGACGCTGTCGGACCTCGCGGCGGACCTCGGGTTCGCCTCGGGCGTGACCGTCGACCAGTACACCGGTCGCCAGTCCAAGTCGGAGAAGGAGGCCATCCGGGAGCGCCAGCCGACGGTCCTGCTGACGACGCCGGACATGCTCCACTACGGGATCCTGCCCCACGCCCACCGGCTGTGGGACTGGTTCTTCCAGCGGCTGGAGACCGTGGTGATCGACGAGGTCCACGAGTACCGCGGCGTGTTCGGCAGCCACGTCTCCCTCGTGATGCGGCGGCTCCAGCGCGTCGTCGAGCGGTTTCAGGAGGACGCCCGCGGAGGAAACGGCACAGACGCCGGCCCGGAATGGGTCTGCTGTTCGGCGACCATCGGCAACCCCGTCGAGCACGCGGCGGCGGTGACGGGGCGACCCGAGGACGCCTTCGCCCTCGTGGACGAGGACGCGAGCGCCAGCGGCCCGCGAAACTGGCTGCTGTGGAACCCGCCGACGTACGACGACGGCAGCGCGGGCGGCGACGGGTGGGGCGACAGCGGGCGCAGGCGCTCGCCCCACGTCGAGAGCAAGCAGCTGTTCGTCGACCTCGTCCAGCGGGGCCTCCAGACCGTCGTGTTCGCGGGCTCGCGCCAGGTGGCCGAGCGGTACGCAAGCGAGTGCGCCGACGAGCTACGGGACCGGGGCGAGCACGACCTCTCCCGCTCGGTCGGGGCCTACCAGGCCGCGCTCACCGACGAGCGCCGGCGGGACCTGGAGGACCGGCTCAAGTCCGGCGACCTGCGCGGCGTCTGGAGCACGAACGCGCTCGAACTGGGCGTCGACGTCGGCGGGCTGGACGCGGTGATCCTGGACGGCTACCCCGGTACGCGGATGCAGACGTTCCAGCAGGCCGGGCGCGCGGGCCGCGGCACCGACCCGGCGCTCGTAGTGCTGGTCCCCGGCGAGGACCAGCTCGACCAGTACGTCGCGCGCAACCCCGGGCGGCTGTTCGACCACCCGCCCGAACAGGCCGTCACGAACCCGGAGAACGACCAGCTCATGCCGTCCCACGTCTGCTCGGCGGCCCGGGAGACGTGGCTGAAACCCGACGACGACCGCCACTTCGGGGACCGGTTCCCGGACCTCGTCGCCGGCCTGGAGAGCGCGGGCGACCTGCAGCGTCGGACGACTGACGCGGGCGTCCGCTGGACCTACGCCGGCGACGGCAGTCCCCAGCACGACACCAGCTTGCGGACCGTCGACGACCGCGAGGTGCGGCTGATGCACGGCGGCGACGTCGTCGCGCGCCTGCCGTTCGGCGACGCGCTGCGGGACGCCCACCCCGGTGCCATCTACCACCACCAGGGGACGACGTACGAGGTGGTCGACCTGAACCTCGACCGGAACGTCGCCGAACTGGACCGCACGTGGGCGGACTACTTCACGCGGACTCTCCACGACAAGGACATCACCGTCGAAGCGGACCTGCGCGAGGACCGGCTTTCCGCCCGCGAGGACGTGCCCGTCCGCTTCGCCGAGGTGACCATGCGCAAGCAGATCACCGGCTACGAACGGAAGGACGCCACCAGCGGCGAGACCATCGGCCAGCGCTCGCTGGACCTGCCCGAGACGACGCTGGAGACGAAGGCGCTGTACTTCACCGTCCCCGGCGACGTCGAGCGGGCCATGCTCGGCCGGGGCGAGGCTGTCGCCGCCGCGGACGGCGGCGGGGAGGCGGGCGAGGGCGAAGCGACGTCAGCGCCCGAATCGCCCGATGACGCCGGCGATCTCCCAGGCGGCATCCACGCCGCGGAGCACGCCATGATCTCCATGTTCCCCTTCGAGTACCTCTGCGATCGGCGAGACGTCGGCGGCCTGTCGACGCCGGTCCACCCCCACACTGGCAAGCCGACCGTCTTCGTCTACGACGGCTATCCCGGCGGCGTCGGACTGGCCCGCAGCGGGTTCGAGGGGATCGACGACCTCATGACGACGACGCTGTCCATGCTTCGGTCGTGCGACTGCCGGGACGGCTGTCCGGCCTGCGTCCAGTCGCCTCACTGCGGCAACGCCAACGATCCGCTGGACAAGGGGCTGGCGGCCTACCTGCTGGCGGCGCTGACGGGCGACGGCGACTACAGTAGAAATTGA